A genomic stretch from Nitrobacter winogradskyi Nb-255 includes:
- a CDS encoding TonB-dependent receptor domain-containing protein, with translation MGVKGELLDKRLNVSAALFRLDQTNLARPDNSVLPDPSNACGGVCYIAADKVVSQGVDLGLSGELSPGWQMMAGYTFVDSKYVTGEMNGLRYGTWLPRHNMRLTTAYKVPGTDWTLGGNLARSQLYRDDVSWFTGETARIRSGALLLVGLMAKYQINPNAELVMTVSNLFDRTYRSAMEWKYYSPFGEPRRMSIALRYRF, from the coding sequence GTGGGCGTCAAGGGCGAACTGCTGGACAAGCGCCTGAATGTGTCGGCCGCCCTGTTCCGCCTGGACCAGACCAATCTAGCGCGGCCGGACAATTCCGTCCTTCCCGACCCCAGCAATGCCTGCGGCGGGGTCTGCTACATCGCCGCCGACAAGGTGGTGAGCCAGGGCGTCGATCTGGGCCTCAGCGGAGAACTGTCGCCCGGCTGGCAAATGATGGCGGGCTATACCTTCGTGGACAGCAAATACGTGACCGGCGAAATGAATGGCCTGCGTTACGGCACCTGGTTGCCGCGCCACAACATGCGGCTGACCACCGCCTACAAGGTGCCCGGCACGGACTGGACGCTGGGCGGCAACCTGGCGCGCAGCCAGCTCTATCGCGACGATGTGAGCTGGTTCACGGGTGAGACCGCAAGGATCCGCAGCGGTGCGCTGTTGCTGGTGGGACTGATGGCGAAGTACCAGATCAACCCGAACGCCGAACTGGTGATGACGGTGAGCAACCTGTTTGACCGCACTTACCGGTCGGCAATGGAGTGGAAGTACTACTCCCCCTTCGGTGAGCCGCGCCGGATGTCGATCGCCCTGAGGTACCGGTTCTGA
- a CDS encoding S1 family peptidase yields the protein MEIDSIAKKLLFSTVRVDTELEDGSAGSGTAFILSHAHAKGNTPFIVTNRHLVEGVRRGGLVFTQTSEGRPAFGQRFQLNIDDFPAAWFLHPDPAVDLAIVPLRPLERAARDLGVQLYYHAIDSQRIPDAAAVRGFDALEDVLFVGYPSGVWDQVNLMPILRRGTTATPLELDFEGHKQFLIDAAVYPGSSGSPVFVVRDDPLRPRGDAARTIWFAGVVAEVFFREEANQLVPGPVPAQNDNRLIGSEMIDLGLVIKSESVRELIDAYVRKWLSD from the coding sequence ATGGAAATCGACTCGATTGCAAAGAAGCTGCTGTTCTCAACCGTGCGGGTGGACACCGAACTCGAGGACGGCAGCGCCGGCTCCGGCACGGCCTTCATCCTCAGCCACGCTCACGCGAAGGGCAATACGCCGTTCATCGTCACCAACCGGCATCTGGTCGAGGGCGTTCGCCGCGGCGGCCTGGTGTTCACCCAGACGAGCGAAGGCAGGCCGGCATTCGGCCAGCGTTTTCAGCTCAACATCGACGACTTCCCCGCGGCGTGGTTTCTCCATCCCGATCCCGCGGTCGATCTCGCCATCGTGCCGCTGCGGCCGCTCGAACGAGCGGCGCGCGATCTGGGCGTGCAACTGTATTATCATGCGATCGACAGCCAGCGCATTCCCGACGCGGCTGCGGTGCGGGGATTCGACGCGCTCGAGGACGTGCTGTTCGTCGGCTATCCCAGCGGGGTGTGGGATCAGGTCAACCTCATGCCCATCCTTCGCCGCGGCACCACCGCAACGCCGCTGGAACTTGACTTCGAGGGGCACAAGCAATTCCTGATCGACGCCGCGGTCTATCCCGGATCGAGCGGCAGCCCGGTATTCGTGGTGCGCGACGATCCGCTGCGCCCGCGCGGCGATGCGGCGCGCACGATATGGTTCGCCGGAGTGGTGGCGGAGGTGTTCTTCCGCGAGGAGGCCAACCAGCTCGTGCCCGGGCCGGTGCCGGCGCAGAACGACAACCGGCTCATCGGTTCGGAAATGATCGACCTCGGCCTGGTGATCAAGTCTGAATCCGTGCGCGAGCTTATCGACGCATATGTGCGCAAATGGCTATCTGACTGA